A segment of the Nostoc sp. TCL26-01 genome:
AAAATAAACTAGTAGTAATTAATGATGAAGATTGTATTGCTCTTGTCGAAACAGGATTAGTCAGAGAAGTCAGAGTAGCTTTAGAGAAAGATTCCAAAACAGTTAAAGGTGGTTCTTTTCGTTCGGAAGAAGCCATTCCTCCTGAAGCAGTTTTATTCTTACCTTGGGGGATGAAAATAGCTAAGGACACAAATGTAACTAAAAATATTCGCCAGGAAATTGGCAAACTTTTTCAAGATAGATTGCAGTTTGGTGGACTAGAAAGCTTGGGTAGAGGTTGGACAGATTTGAAAACCATTGAAATTAAGCAGGTAAATTAACTATGCAAAAACTAGATTCCCGGTTTTTTAGTAAAAAGGCTTATCACGCTTTAATCTCTCTGAGAGATGACGAAGAAGATAGATATCATATCTCACAACCGTATTGGAAAAAAGCCAGTGGTTTAGTACAAGGATTACCAACTTATATATCTACTTGGGGGTTACATCGGCTGAGTGGAGACGCTAGTAAATTTTTGAGAAGAACTAGTGAAGATACAAAATACAAGGGGAATGTCTATCGCAAGTTTTTAAAGAATTTGCAAGAAATTAGCTCTGGAGAATTTAATTTAGAAGATGAGAGTAGCTTAATCAATATGGATCTGCGACAGTATACTGCCCTCAATCATTTAGCAATTAAGTTAGCAAGGGAATGGTCTTTCTGGTCTACTGCTATTTTAGGAGAAGCGGAGGAATAAACATGGTTTGGTATCAAGAAGAATGGACTAAACTTTTGGAAAAGCTAAAGAAACAAAAGCCACAGCCTCCTGCTATCTATCAAATAATTAAGGATAGCTCTTTAGTTGCAGTTGACAATACCAGTATTACTTTATTGTTTCCTGATGAAGAACAACAGAAAAAGGCAAAAGCAAATATTCAGAAAATATTAAATATACTACCAGATATGCTCAAACGTCAGCGAGTTAATTGTCTGGTTCAGACTTCAGGCGTGACAAAAATCATGAATCCTTTGCAAGAACTGAAGCACACATTGTCAGATGATGAGAGTGGTAAAACAATCTTGAAAGCTGCAATTGATGCAGATTCGACCTGTGAAGAATTATATAAATATTTGGCTGATAAAACTAGTCGATTAGCTAATGAAATACTTGATGTAAGTTTTCCTTGGCGTTTACGTGTCGGGGGTATGCGTGGTTTTAAAGAACTACTTCTACCTGCGCTTCATCCTGTATATGGTATTCCCTATGTACCTGCAAGTAGTCTCAAAGGTGCAGTGAAAGCTTGGGCTAAAGATGAGGCAGAACTTGATCGTTTATTAGGTACGCTTGATAATGGTATTGGTTGTGTGCAAATTTTTGACGCTTTTCCCACAGCACCCTGCTTAAATATGGATATAACTAATCCTCAATGGCATGGTAATCAAAACCTGCAATATCAACCAGTACCTCATCATTTTATCTCTATGCAACAACCGCATTTGCGGATTGGATTAGCTAAAACTAAGAGAGGAAGTCTTCAAGATGTCCAAACTGTCAAGCAATGGTTAATAGAAGCGTTAAAAGTAGGAATTGGTTCTCGTGTCAGTGCGGGATATGGACGCAGTGAATTTTGTACAAGTTTACCTCACGCATCTCAGCATCAATTCCAATTATGGACGCAAGGTATACATGGTGCTGATACTAATAACTCAGAATTTCGTCCAGTGGCTTTACGTGGTGTGTTACGTTATTGGTTCAGAGCAGTTGCACTAGGGATTTATTCACTGCGAGAATGTAAAAAGCTGGAGGATACTTTTTTTGGCACAATTGAGCCTAAAAGTCACAGAGGAAGTATTTCTATTAATGTGGAGTTGAACAAGAAAGTTACCGAGAAAAATCGTCCTGATGAATACCACGGTACTATTTTATTAGAGGCAAAATCAGCATCTCATTTAAAACTCATTCAAAAGCTGTTACAACTAACATCTCATATCAGTGGTATTGGCAAAGGTTCTAGACGACCATTACATTGGAATCACCCTAGATTCCGTGGGTGTTACTGGGAAATATCTGGAATGCAGTTACCTTATAATCAAGAAGATTGGCAAAGACTGCTACAAGATTTACGTGAATATTTTATATCAATACAGAGTCCTCAAGATAGTCCTGCTGTTGGTGATCCTGGAAGTGTGAGAAATCGTTATCAAGATGTGCTGAATCAAAAAGCGGCAATTTATTTAGTGCGATCGCCTGCTTTAAAACATCCTAAAGATGTTCGTAATTGGTTACAAGAAGGTAATAAGCCTCATGTACATGGTACAGCTTTAGAAACACTCTACAACAGTGGTTATAAAGGAGTAAATCGCCAGGGTGATGGTAATGCAGAAGTTGGTGGTAATTTAGGAACTCCTTCTTTTGTGATTATTAAATCTAATTTCCCATTACCAAACCAAGGCTATCAAACAGTGACAATTTTTGGACTTGATAATAAAAAACGTGCAGCTTTTATCAGGACACTAGAAAATGAAAATGAGGTAATTAAAGTTTTTCCATAGACAAGGCTCACCCCTCAGAGTTATGTGGTTCGATACGGATGCGATCGCCTATTTGGATCTCGCGTGTTGGCGATCGCTTTGATGTCGTCACTATCTTTGGGGTTGATAATGAAAAACGTCAAGCATATTTCAATTCATTAATACAACGCCAGCATCCTATCAGGGAATATCGAGAAATTTGGCAGGGTAGGTTATAAACCAGTTATCAGTTATCAGTTAAATCTCTGGGTTTAAGTCTATGCTGATATGCTTGATAACTGTTCTTGACTTTTCACTCTTATCTGGAAAACCTCTCTCTAAATCTCTCTCCTACGAGGAGAGAGACTTTGAATTTCTGGTTCGGAAGTTAGATTTTCCGTAGACTTTTCCATACAACGTGAAAAGTCAGGATAACTGATAACTGATACCTGATAACTATTCCCTGTTCCCCGTTAAATTGCCCAAAAATTACGTTTAGTGAGAACCAAAATATGTCTATACTTATTGCTAATCTCGGTACTTCTGACTTAGCAGTTAAAATCGAAGATCACTATTTTCCTATAAAATTTGAACGGAATGAACCAAATATTAAGTTACCACCTGCACATTCTAATGAAGCAGCACTTTGGTCGCAGCGTGAAGCATTCATTCAAGAATTTTTATGTGATGAACTCAAACTGAATAATAATGCTTCATTTCGAGATTTAACTCACAAAATATTAGAAAATTACCAACAAAATCCTGACTACTGGCATTCCAGATTACTTCCTGGCAGAATATGGGGAATTATCAAAACTGCACAGGAAAAGTTTCATGTCAAACACGTTTATTATTTTGTTACTGATCAACCATCGACGGAAGTTTATGGTTATCCTACAGATACGGTTAATCTGGCGGAAATTCTCAATATTTGGTTGCAAAGAGAAATGCTAGATTTACAAATTACACCAATCATTATTCCTCAGCATATTAAACCTGTTGAGCAAGATGCTCTGTTTAATTATTATTATGAGCAATTGCATAAAATTAGTCAGGGAGAGGATAAGATTTTAATTAGTCTCAAGGGTGGTACACCGCAAATGCAAATCGCTTTGCGAATTCAAGTTATGGCTTTGAGTATAGATTTTCAAGCTTATCTAGAGCCAGAATTAGATATTATCAAAGTTTTAGCAGGAGAAGCATCACCTTGTAAATTAAATGCTTATTGGTTATACATTCGAGGACAAAAATATCAAGCAGTTAATCAAATTTTGCAACGCTGGGATTTTGATGGCTCTATTCAATTAATGAGAAGTTTTCAAGGATACTTACAATCCTTAGTCCAAGAAAATGTAATTGAGGCAAGTGCTATCAATGATTCTCTAATTGAACAAGTTATTACAGCGTTGAATGTAGCGGTAGATTGTTTGAATTTGGATAATATTAAAGCTAGTCAGGACTTAAAAAAGGTTGAAAATAAATATTTGCGTCAATCTAGTAATTTGCATAAATTAGTTTGTGATGATAATTATGATCGGCTTTTAAATATTTATACACAATGTCGTATTTATTGGCAACTAAATCAAATTGCTCATTTTTTATCTAGATTAGCTTCTTTTGGTGAAGAAAGTTTACATGATATAATTAAGTCTTTAGAGGGGTTGAAATATTTTGATAAAACTAACTATCCTGATGATTGGTATGTAGATAAAAATCGAGTAGGATCTAAATCTCAATTATGGCAAGACTTTGAAAGAGCAGAAGGTAAAAAATGTAATAATGAGTCACCATACCGTTTACCAGGAAGATTTAGCAAAAGGAAGTTTATCAATGCTCTAATTAACTTTAGAAGTAATCTCATAGAGAAAACTGCTTGGCAAAAGATTACTGAGTCTTTAGATAAACTGGATTATTGGATTGATAAACGAAACCAAATCATCCATAGTTCTCAAGGTGTTTCTTTAGAAAGTATGGGAAAAATACTAGAAAAAGATAGAAAGTATAAGATTAAATATGCTAAT
Coding sequences within it:
- a CDS encoding RAMP superfamily CRISPR-associated protein, with amino-acid sequence MVWYQEEWTKLLEKLKKQKPQPPAIYQIIKDSSLVAVDNTSITLLFPDEEQQKKAKANIQKILNILPDMLKRQRVNCLVQTSGVTKIMNPLQELKHTLSDDESGKTILKAAIDADSTCEELYKYLADKTSRLANEILDVSFPWRLRVGGMRGFKELLLPALHPVYGIPYVPASSLKGAVKAWAKDEAELDRLLGTLDNGIGCVQIFDAFPTAPCLNMDITNPQWHGNQNLQYQPVPHHFISMQQPHLRIGLAKTKRGSLQDVQTVKQWLIEALKVGIGSRVSAGYGRSEFCTSLPHASQHQFQLWTQGIHGADTNNSEFRPVALRGVLRYWFRAVALGIYSLRECKKLEDTFFGTIEPKSHRGSISINVELNKKVTEKNRPDEYHGTILLEAKSASHLKLIQKLLQLTSHISGIGKGSRRPLHWNHPRFRGCYWEISGMQLPYNQEDWQRLLQDLREYFISIQSPQDSPAVGDPGSVRNRYQDVLNQKAAIYLVRSPALKHPKDVRNWLQEGNKPHVHGTALETLYNSGYKGVNRQGDGNAEVGGNLGTPSFVIIKSNFPLPNQGYQTVTIFGLDNKKRAAFIRTLENENEVIKVFP